CCGTGCCCCTCGTGCTGCTGATCGCCATCTTCCAGAAACGCTTCGTGTCCGGCCTGACCGCCGGAGGCGTCAAGGCGTAGACGGTTGACGGTTCATGGTTGATGGAACCAACCCGCTGTCCACGACCCACATCCCACTGCCCTCCCCTTCTTCAGGTGACCTGTTATGACCAATCCTTCCCAGTCCGAATTCCTGTGGTTTCTGCAACTGTCCCGTGACGGCGAGTTCATCGGCACGAAAACCAAGCCGCCGCGTAAGCCCACGCTGGCGTACCTTCAGTCGCTGATCAGCGCGGCGGGCGAGGCGGGTTTCGAGGCACTGCTGACCGCCACGAACTACCACAGCGAACACGAGAACTACACGGCGGCCGTGGCGGCCCTGGCGCGCAGCGCGCCGACCGATCCGGCGCTGCTGATCGCGGTGCGGCCCGGCATGTTCCACCCGGCCATGTACGCCAAGATGCTGGCCACCCTGCAGAACCTGTTCCCGGGGCGGGTGCGGCTGAACATCGTGACGGGCAGCAGCCCCGCCGAGAACGCCATGTACGGCGACAACGAGGATCACGGCAAGCGCTACGAGCGCACGCGGGAGTTCATGCAGATCCTGCGGCAGCTGTGGACGGCCCCGCCGCCGCAGTCGTTCCGCAGTGACCTGTACGCCTTCGAGAACGCGGTGCTGGACCCGGCGCCCGTGCAGCCGATTCCGCTGTACTTCGGGGGGGCGTCTCCGGTGGCGCAGGAGATCGCGGCGGACCTCGCGGACGTGTACCTGATGTGGGGCGAACGCGAGGACATGCTTGCCGAGCGCCTGAACCAGATGCGGGCGCTGGAGGCGAAGACCGGCCGCCGGTTGCGGTACGGGCTGCGGACGCACGTGATCGTCCGTGAGACCGAGGCCGAGGCCCGCGCGGCCGCCGAGCGTCTGATCAGCCGCGTGGACCCGGAGGTGCGGGCGGCGTTCGTGGCGAGCCACGCGCACGTGGACGGCGTGGGCCAGAAACGCCAGATCGACATGATGAAGGGACTGGACGCGGACCTGATGGTCGAACCCGGCCTCTGGGCGGGCGTGGGCATGGCCCGCAGCGGCGTGGGCGTGGCCCTGATCGGCAGTCCCGAGCAGGTGGCCGCGAAGATCCGCCGCTACGAGGACATGGGCTTCAGTTCGTTCATCTTCAGCGGCTACCCGCACGAGGAGGAGGCGCGGCGCTTCGGGGAACTGGTCATGCCGCTGCTGAAGGGCGCGCAGAGCGAGGAGCGAGCCATTCACACGGACCGGGTCGCGCCGGTCGCCTGATCGCCGCAGGCCACAGACGCGCGGGGTGCCCTCCATCAGGAGCACCCCGCGTCCCGTTGCCGGTGGGCGCGCGGTTCAGGTGGGGGCCGGGTTCAGTTTGAGGCTGGGTTCAGGCCGGTCACGACGTGTTCGAGGCGTTCGGCGACGTTCACGAGGTGATCCCCGAGCCGTTCGAGGTTGCGGGCCATGCGGCTGGCGGTCAGGGCGACGCTGGTGTCTTCCGGGCGTTCGAGCAGGCGGGTGAGGCTGGCGCGCTGCATCTGCTCGTACAGGGCGTCCACCTGTTCGTAGTCGAGGCGCATGACGTCGCGGGCGGCGTTCACGTCACGTTCGGCGAAGGCGTAGGCGAGGCGTTCGAGCATCTCCGAGAGCAGGCGCACGAGGGGCAGCACGTCCTGAAGGGTGGCGCTGCGGGCGCGGGGCGCGAAGGTCTCCAGGTCGCGGGCGACCGTGAACGCGTAATCCCCGACCCGTTCGAGGTTCGACAGGCTGCGGAACACCATCAGGTGGAAGGCGAGTTCCTGTTCGGTCAGTCCGGCGGCGAAGGCGTGCAGGCAGAGGTCCTCGATCTCGCGTTCCAGGGCGTTCGTTTCGGCTTCCAGGGTTTCGGCGCGGGCGGTCAGTCCGGCGAATTCGGCGCGGTCGTTGGCGTCCCGGACGGCGTCGAGTTGTTCGAGGGTGATGCTCAGCATCCGCAGGAAGCGCACGGTGACCAGCGAGACGCTCAGCTGCCCGGCGCTGGCCGGTCCCGGGTGGACTGGATCGGCGCTGGCCTGCTGAGGGGGGTGGTCGCTGTTCATGCGGCCAGTATCGTGCCGCGTTGTGATGATCCGGTCAAGGGACGATTCGGCCGGTCTTCATGTGGCCGGTCTTCATGGTCCTGGTCTTCATGGCGCCGGGCGCGGCGGTTCTCAGCGGTGGGTGCGGATGGGGCCCAGGGGTGTGAATCCGGCGCGGGTCAGCGCGGCGCGCAGGTCGTCCGGGGCGGCGGGGTGGTGGTCGGGGCGGGCCTGGATGGTCAGGTCGCCGAGGCTGGCGACGGGCCAGCTCTGCACGGTCCAGCCGTCGAGCTGCGGGGCGCGTCCACCGGGGGCGATGACCTCCAGGCTGTACAGGGGCAGGCTGTGCAGGGGTGCAGTGGGGTCAGCCTGCCGGGCGGGGGGCTGGAGGTCGGGGGTGAGGGGGAAGCGGGCCGTGGAGTGCAGGGTGGCAGTCATGGGGGTTACCTCTGGGGGCGCGGCCGGGGTGGCCGGTGATGCCCTCAGGGTGCGCCTGCGGGGGCGGGGCTGACCATCGGCGCGGACGCTGCCCCGCGCACAGCGCATCGGTTTTCCCGATACCGGCGGGGGTGGGCGCGGCCTACACTGGGGCATGACCTCTGCGCGCCCCACCTCAGTCGTTCTGCCGTCCCTGGCGCAATTGCGCGCCCTGCTGGCGGTGACGGACGCCGGGGGCTTCAGTGAGGCGGCGGCGGAGCTGGGCGTGTCGCAGTCCACGCTCAGCGAGGCGATCAGCAAGCTGGAGGTGCTGGCGGGGCGGCCGCTGCTGCGCCGGGGGCGTACCGGGACCGTGCCCACCCCGGCGGGCGAGCGGATGCTGACGCACGCGCGCGCGGCGGTGCAGGCGGCGGGGGACGCGCTGCTGGCCGCGCAGGAGGACACGCAACTGCGCGGCATGCTGCGGGTCGCGTCGTTCCGCTCGACCGCCACGCACCTGCTGCCACCGGCGCTGGCGGCGTTCCGGGCGCAGCATCCGGGCGTGACGGTGCAGCTCCTTGACGGGGAGGCCGAGGGCGGCGGCGAGGGGCTGGTGCGGCGCAGACGGGCAGACGCGGCCATCGTGATCGAGGAGAACTGGACGGACCTGCGCCTGACCCCGCTCGTCATGGACGAGTACCTGTTCGTGGCACCCGCGCGGCGCGGCGCGCACCCGGTCACGCCGGACGACCTGGGAGGGCCGCTGCTGCTGGCGCCGGGGCCGAACACCTGCAACCTGCGCGTGATGGGGTACCTGCGGCGCTGCGGCGTGCAGCCGGAGCAGGTGACCGAGATCGGAGAGGACAGCGTGATTCTGGGCATGGTCGCGCACGGGCTGGGCGTCAGCGTGATGCCCCGGCTGGCGCTGGAACCCCTGCCTGCCGGGCTGGTGGCACTCCCGCTGCCCGAGCGGCTGATGCGGCCGCTGGCGCTGGCGACCCTGCCGCACCG
This portion of the Deinococcus seoulensis genome encodes:
- a CDS encoding phosphate signaling complex PhoU family protein; translated protein: MLSITLEQLDAVRDANDRAEFAGLTARAETLEAETNALEREIEDLCLHAFAAGLTEQELAFHLMVFRSLSNLERVGDYAFTVARDLETFAPRARSATLQDVLPLVRLLSEMLERLAYAFAERDVNAARDVMRLDYEQVDALYEQMQRASLTRLLERPEDTSVALTASRMARNLERLGDHLVNVAERLEHVVTGLNPASN
- a CDS encoding LLM class flavin-dependent oxidoreductase; translation: MTNPSQSEFLWFLQLSRDGEFIGTKTKPPRKPTLAYLQSLISAAGEAGFEALLTATNYHSEHENYTAAVAALARSAPTDPALLIAVRPGMFHPAMYAKMLATLQNLFPGRVRLNIVTGSSPAENAMYGDNEDHGKRYERTREFMQILRQLWTAPPPQSFRSDLYAFENAVLDPAPVQPIPLYFGGASPVAQEIAADLADVYLMWGEREDMLAERLNQMRALEAKTGRRLRYGLRTHVIVRETEAEARAAAERLISRVDPEVRAAFVASHAHVDGVGQKRQIDMMKGLDADLMVEPGLWAGVGMARSGVGVALIGSPEQVAAKIRRYEDMGFSSFIFSGYPHEEEARRFGELVMPLLKGAQSEERAIHTDRVAPVA
- a CDS encoding LysR family transcriptional regulator, which encodes MTSARPTSVVLPSLAQLRALLAVTDAGGFSEAAAELGVSQSTLSEAISKLEVLAGRPLLRRGRTGTVPTPAGERMLTHARAAVQAAGDALLAAQEDTQLRGMLRVASFRSTATHLLPPALAAFRAQHPGVTVQLLDGEAEGGGEGLVRRRRADAAIVIEENWTDLRLTPLVMDEYLFVAPARRGAHPVTPDDLGGPLLLAPGPNTCNLRVMGYLRRCGVQPEQVTEIGEDSVILGMVAHGLGVSVMPRLALEPLPAGLVALPLPERLMRPLALATLPHRANLPVIRAFTETLLGALHRPHAPVPEPAAALPGGSSLLH